The following are from one region of the Nicotiana tabacum cultivar K326 chromosome 3, ASM71507v2, whole genome shotgun sequence genome:
- the LOC142174671 gene encoding uncharacterized protein LOC142174671 — MEDSYKPIVQPQRKLNPAMQEVVKREIVKLWQQVSFILFQTVLGCLNDVTRKDHFPLPFIDQMLGRIAGYRFYCLLDGYSWYNQIPIAPEDQDKTTFTCPHGTYAYRRMPFGLCNATATFQRCMSTIFSDMTEKFLEIFMDDFTLFGKTFKDCLHHLTLVLKISLKYLLAKKDARTRLLRWILLLQKFDLEIKDKKGTENQVANHLSRLENPPLEFSEIKEEFHDEHIFSIDSVVTQPPWFADIANYLVGKWTSKDLSYQQRKKLISDAKYYLWNEPYLFKFCADNIIRRYVPEEEMTKILYHCHDGAVGGHYVANRTAFKVLEAGFFWPTLFKDARTYVAQCDRCQRTCNIPKRDEMSLQSIHVIVQPEHFMKASTKTESPMQE, encoded by the exons ATGGAGGATAGCTACAAGCCAATAGTCCAACCCCAAAGGAAATTGAATCCAGCAATGCAGGAAGTAGTAAAAAGGGAGATTGTAAAACTTTGGCAGCAAGTATCATTTATCCTATTTCAAACAGTCCTTGG ATGTCTCAATGATGttactagaaaagatcattttcctttgccatttattgatcaaatgttggGAAGAATTGCAGGATATAGGTTTTATTGTTTGCTTGATGGCTATTCATGGTATAACCAGATACCAATTGCACCAGAAGATCAAGATAAGACAACATTCACATGTCCTCATGGAACATATGCTTATAggagaatgccatttggtttgtgcaacgcCACTGCTACATTTCAGCGTTGCATGTCAACAATTTTCTCTGACATGACCGAGAAATTTCTCGAgatttttatggatgattttacacTCTTTGGAAAAACATTTAAGGATTGTCTTCATCACTTGACTTTAGTTCTTAAGAtat CTTTGAAATACCTCTTAGCAAAGAAAGATGCTAGAACTAGATTGTTAAGATGGATTTTACTTCTGCAAAAATTTGACCTtgagataaaagataaaaaaggaacagagaatcagGTAGCTAACCATTTGTCTAGATTGGAAAATCCTCCCCTTGAGTTTAGTGAGATAAAGGAAGAATTTCATGATGAACATATTTTTTCAATCGACTCAGTAGTGACTCAACCACCCTGGTTTGCAGATATTGCAAACTACTTGGTTGGAAAGTGGACATCCAAAGATCTTTCATACCAACAAAGGAAAAAACTTATATCCGATGCTAAGTATTATCTGTGGAACGAaccttacttgtttaaattttgtgcagataatatcattagaagaTATGTACCTGAAGAAGAGATGACTAAAATTTTATATCACTGCCATGATGGAGCAGTTGGAGGTCATTATGTAGCAAATCGAACAGCTTTTAAGGTTTTGGAAGCTGGATTCTTCTGGCCAACACTCTTTAAAGATGCCCGAACATACGTTGCACAATGTGATAGGTGTCAGAGAACATGTAACATCCCTAAAAGAGATGAAATGTCATTGCAATCGATACAt GTCATTGTACAACCAGAACATTTTATGAAGGCCTCTACAAAAACAGAGTCACCTATGCAGGAGTAA
- the LOC142174672 gene encoding uncharacterized protein LOC142174672 — protein MPSYAKNLKEILSSKRKLEEISVVMLTEKCNAILQNKLPQKLGDLGSFTIPCTLGGIYFEKALCDSGASINLIPLSIFRKLDLGEMKDIGVSLQFADQSTKKPKGIIENVLVRVDKFVFPVDFIVLEMKECPDEPIILGRPFLVTGRAIIDVHQGQLIVRVDEERIIFDMQKMLRFSRDESSSSCFSIDMISHLTDEYRDDQLTPDSMERYLTKSGTIQDDDPIIRREAEILEKDSEDQEMQPEEVQQNIELKILPSHLKYAYLEKE, from the coding sequence ATGCCTTCATATgcaaaaaatttaaaagaaattttgtcaaGCAAAAGAAAATTGGAAGAAATTTCTGTAGTAATGCTTACTGAAAAATGCAATGCTATACTGCAAAATAAGCTACCACAAAAACTTGGTGATCTTGGCagttttacaattccatgcactttgggaggaatatattttgaaaaagcaCTTTGCGATTCTGGAGCTTCAATAAATTTGATTCCACTTTCTATCTTTAGAAAATTGGATCTTGGTGAAATGAAGGACATAGGTGTTTCTCTTCAGTTTGCAGATCAGAGTACTAAGAAACCTAAGGGAATAATTGAAAATGTGCTTGTAAGAGTAGATAAGTTTGTTTTTCCCGTAGATTTTATAGTACTTGAAATGAAAGAATGTCCTGATGAACCAATTATTTTGGGTAGACCATTTCTTGTGACAGGTAGAGCAATTATAGATGTCCACCAAGGACAGCTAATTGTAAGAGTTGATGAAGAAAGGATCATTTTTGACATGCAAAAGATGCTAAGATTTTCAAGAGATGAATCATCATCTTCATGTTTTTCAATTGACATGATTAGTCATCTTACAGATGAATATAGAGATGATCAATTAACTCCAGACTCAATGGAAAGATACTTGACCAAATCAGGCACCATACAAGATGATGATCCCATCATTAGAAGAGAAGCTGAAATATTGGAAAAAGATTCTGAGGATCAGGAGATGCAACCAGAAGAAGTTCAACAAAATATTGAACTCAAAATACTCCCATCTCATTTAAAATATGCTTATCTTGAAAAAGAATAA